The Corvus hawaiiensis isolate bCorHaw1 chromosome 32, bCorHaw1.pri.cur, whole genome shotgun sequence genome has a segment encoding these proteins:
- the CHCHD5 gene encoding coiled-coil-helix-coiled-coil-helix domain-containing protein 5 has translation MEALAVTARLCGPELERYGRCVAASPGSWHRDCHRLRDSVTRCASNHPLVRRIRRDCSDSFGAFERCVREQPGNAAACGARASAFLLCAEAVTAAGPGDTAGDTPDGPSGATPRDTPGGTSGENPWN, from the exons AT GGAGGCTCTGGCCGTCACGGCGCGGCTCTGCGGGCCGGAGCTGGAGCGCTACGGGCGCTGCGTGGCCGCGAGCCCCGGGAGCTGGCACCGGGATTGTCACCGGCTGCGGGACAGCGTCACCCGCTGCGCCTCCAACCA CCCCCTGGTGCGGCGGATCCGCCGGGATTGCTCCGATTCCTTCGGGGCCTTCGAGCGCTGCGTGCGGGAGCAGCCGGGGAACGCGGCCGCCTGCGGGGCCCGCGCCAGCGCCTTCCTGCTCTGCGCCGAGGCCGTCACCGCTGCCGGCCCCGGGGACACCGCCGGGGACACCCCCGATGGCCCCTCGGGTgccacccccagggacacccccgGGGGCACCTCCGGAG agAATCCCTGGAATTAA